The following proteins are co-located in the Cutaneotrichosporon cavernicola HIS019 DNA, chromosome: 3 genome:
- the REI1 gene encoding uncharacterized protein (C2H2 type zinc-finger (2 copies)): MFTCISCRIAFETAEEQRSHFGTDWHRYNMKRRVANLPPVAAQAFNEKVIERREQNAVRPDPRGMFCSSCNKAFSSENSFRSHVLSKKHRDREASLARDTLHQADQGPSAAPLLDNVGHEGNHEGDVAMWPSSGAEVMSGEGVDSDLDNDVDSDAEADADSDIEARIAASRRRINPNDCLFCNHRSTDAQSNLEHMSRAHSFFVPDRDLLIDLSGLLAYLGEKVAIGNLCLFCPNGGKEFSSLAAVRKHMIDKAHCKIAYETEEDRVELADFYDFGGGLASDQSEWEDVDEDGGDDAFGVEVPRIAGDGLSLVLPSGRVLGHRSLKVYYAQRLRGAPMDSDDPVRAKVAAVRQRLADPSAALVPVAGGHGAFGRGLDVVKARNAGEANWAKKQGKSFKDQKAREHFRTKIGFRHNSQKHFRDPLLQ, encoded by the exons ATGTTCACCTGCATATCATGCCGAATCGCTTTCGAGACCGCTGAAGAACAGCGTTCCCATTTCGGGACTGACTGGCATCGCTACAACATGAAGCGTCGAGTGGCGAACCTTCCTCCTGTCGCCGCTCAGGCCTTCAATGAAAAGGTCATCGAGCGCCGTGAGCAAAACGCTGTGCGGCCAGACCCAAGGGGCATGTTTTGCTCGTCTTGCAA CAAGGCATTCTCGTCTGAGAACTCATTCCGCTCTCACGTCCTGTCCAAGAAGCACCGGGATCGCGAGGCTAGTCTGGCACGCGACACTTTACACCAAGCCGACCAAGGCCCGTCGGCAGCACCCCTGCTGGACAATGTTGGTCACGAGGGGAAccacgagggcgacgtAGCCATGTGGCCAAGCAGTGGCGCGGAGGTGATGTCTGGCGAAGGCGTCGACAGCGATTTGGACAACGATGTGGATTCGGATGCCGaagccgacgccgacagcGACATCGAGGCTCGTATCGCAGcatcgcggcggcgcatcAACCCAAACGACTGTCTGTTCTGCAACCATCGGTCCACAGATGCCCAGAGCAACCTGGAGCACATGTCACGAGCGCATAGTTTCTTCGTCCCCGACCGCGACCTTCTTATTGACCTGAGCGGACTGCTTGCGTATCTTGGTGAGAAGGTGGCAATTGGAAACTTGTGCTTGTTCTGCCCGAATGGCGGAAAGGAATTTAGCagtctcgccgccgtccgcAAGCACATGATCGACAAGGCCCACTGCAAGATCGCTTACGAAACTGAGGAAGATCGTGTCGAGCTGGCTGATTTCTACGATTTCGGGGGCGGCCTCGCGTCGGACCAGTCTGAGTGGGAAGatgttgacgaggatggaggCGATGATGCGTTTGGCGTGGAG GTGCCACGCATTGCAGGTGATGGTCTGTCCTTGGTGCTACCGTCGGGTCGTGTTCTTGGTCATCGCTCCCTCAAGGTGTATTACGCTCAGCGACTGCGCGGTGCGCCAATGGACTCGGACGATCCTGTTCGCGCGAAGGTCGCTGCCGTTCGTCAGCGTCTCGCAGATCCGAGCGCTGCTTTGGTTCCGGTGGCTGGTGGCCATGGTGCCTTTGGGCGCGGCCTCGATGTGGTCAAAGCGCGCAACGCCGGGGAGGCTAACTGGGCGAAGAAGCAGGGCAAGTCTTTCAAGGACCAGAAGGCAAGGGAGCACTTCCGCACCAAGATCGGCTTCCGCCACAACAGCCAAAAGC ACTTCAGGGACCCCCTCC TTCAGTAG
- the DBP10 gene encoding uncharacterized protein (DBP10CT (NUC160) domain): MSTHDFRADWITGKDNAPSSDNPKKTKSSGGTWATLGVSQPLARALNLRGFKNPTPIQRAALPPAMANPSKDVLGMARTGSGKTLAYLIPLIQSLGGARKESSGIRSLILCPSRELAVQVLKVGKDLSRSLAGANKGAQPLKWSIIMGGESLDAQFEAMSANPDIVIATPGRLLHLAVEMDLDLRQVQVVVYDEADHLFEMGFEVQLREILHRLPTTRHNLLFSATLPTTLAEFAKAGLNNPAFIRLDTEHRISPDLELAFLSVKPDEKEAALLVLLREVIHIPVASTATDDSPRAIIFASTKHHVEYISTLLKAANYRTSYIYGSLDQVARQQQLRHFRDGKSEVLVVTDVAARGLDIPAMGHVINFDFPSGVRVFVHRVGRTARAGQKGHAWSLVTRDDLPYLHDLETFLERPIVSDAGAFGTVPRDSLEATLEYILHNLETSESQLESLRSVMKRGQAMFERSRNKASREGYRALKAGKESRNTTRTHSAFLSLEEENGGEEKRATLLAAIQSYNPHETIFEVGARGGQQATAVVMKQRRQALARSRARRQQPLASEGGVDLGFDPADTDGDIHVTKPTKSYRDPNFFLPHENVETNRSKGYSLSEGTSFAEQARSATMDLNADDADPQRAQKASQLKWDKKRKRFVKDTPGEDNKKMIRGESGALLPATFKSGRFAEWKKTAHRLSGQRTGPQSQNSAGLANAETILKGRREKEKRQQKNGRISKKRRL; this comes from the exons ATGTCAACACACGACTTCAGAGCTGATTGGATCACTGGCAAAGACAATGCTCCTTCGTCCGATAATCCCAAGAAGACAAAGTCTTCGGGCGGAACGTGGGCCACGCTCG GAGTCTCCCAGCCActcgcccgcgccctcAATCTTCGGGGTTTCAAGAACCCCACCCCGATCCAGCGGGCCGCTCTTCCTCCAGCCATGGCCAACCCTTCCAAAGATGTTCTCGGGATGGCACGCACTGGCTCGGGGAAAACGCTGGCTTACTTGATTCCCCTCATCCAGTCGCTTGGAGGAGCTCGCAAGGAATCCTCAGGCATTCGATCCTTAATCCTGTGTCCCAGCCGTGAACTTGCCGTCCAAGtcctcaaagtcggcaAAGACTTGTCGAGAAGCTTGGCCGGGGCCAACAAAGGCGCCCAACCATTGAAATGGAGCATCATCATGGGCGGCGAGTCGCTTGATGCCCAGTTTGAGGCAATGTCTGCGAACCCTGATAT CGTCATCGCTACTCCTGGTCGCTTGCTCCATCTGGCTGTTGAGATggacctcgacctgcgGCAAGTGCAGGTGGTGGTTTACGATGAAGCTGATCA CTTGTTCGAGATGGGGTTCGAGGTGCAACTGCGCGAGATTCTGCATCGcctgccgacgacgcgacaCAACTTGCTGTTCTCGGCGACACTTCCAACGACGCTCGCAGAGTTCGCCAAAGCCGGCTTGAACAATCCGGCATTCATCCGGCTGGACACTGAGCATCGGATTAGCCCCGACCTCGAACTTGCTTTCCTTTCGGTCAAGCCGGACGAGAAAGAGGCGGCACTCCTCGTACTCTTGCGCGAAGTCATCCACATCCCCGTCGCCAGTACTGCCACGGACGACAGCCCTCGCGCCATCATCTTTGCGTCTACAAAACATCATGTTGAGTATATCTCGACTCTACTCAAAGCGGCGAACTACCGGACTTCCTACATCTATGGTTCCCTGGACCAAGTTGCTCGCCAGCAGCAACTTCGCCACTTCCGCGACGGGAAGTCGGAGGTACTCGTTGTCACCGACGTCGCAGCCCGAGGGCTTGACATCCCCGCGATGGGCCACGTCATCAATTTCGACTTCCCGTCGGGAGTGAGGGTCTTTGTGCATCGGGTTGGCCGCACGGCGCGTGCTGGACAAAAGGGTCACGCCTGGAGCTTGGTCACCCGCGATGACCTGCCATACTTACATGACCTAGAAACCTTCCTGGAGCGTCCCATCGTCTCCGACGCAGGCGCTTTCGGTACAGTTCCTCGAGACAGCCTCGAGGCAACTTTGGAGTACATCCTCCACAACTTGGAGACGTCTGAATCCCAACTTGAATCATTGCGGAGCGTCATGAAGCGTGGTCAGGCAATGTTCGAACGATCCCGGAACAAGGCGAGTCGTGAGGGTTATCGCGCTCTCAAAGCTGGCAAGGAGAGTCGGAATACGACCCGTACACATTCGGCTTTCCTATCCCTCGAAGAAGAGAACGGGGGGGAAGAAAAGAGGGCGACActcctcgccgcgatcCAATCTTACAACCCTCACGAGACGATCTTCGAGGTGGGAGCGCGTGGTGGCCAACAAGCAACGGCAGTGGTGATGAAGCAGCGCCGACAGGCGTTGGCTCGGAGTCGGGCGCGCAGGCAACAACCTCTCGCCTCTGAAGGGGGAGTTGATCTGGGGTTTGATCCAGCCGACACTGATGGCGAC ATTCACGTTACGAAACCCACCAAGTCTTACCGTGATCCCAACTTCTTCTTGCCCCATGAGAATGTTGAGACAAACCGATCCAAAGG CTACTCCCTCTCCGAAGGGACCTCATTCGCGGAGCAGGCCCGGTCTGCGACGATGGATCTGAATGCCGACGATGCAGACCCGCAACGTGCTCAAAAAGCGAGCCAGCTCAAGTGGGACAAGAAGCGGAAGCGGTTCGTCAAGGACACCCCTGGCGAGGACAACAAGAAGATGATCAGGGGCGAGAGTGGCGCACTGCTTCCCGCCACATTCAAGAGCGGCCGCTTCGCTGAATGGAAGAAGACTGCACACCGACTCTCAGGCCAGCGCACTGGGCCGCAGTCTCAAAACTCGGCTGGCCTCGCGAACGCTGAAACCATTCTCAAGGGCCGGCgtgagaaggagaag CGCCAGCAGAAGAATGGTCGCATTTCCAAAAAGCGTCGGTTGTAG